A genome region from Archaeoglobus fulgidus DSM 4304 includes the following:
- a CDS encoding 3-isopropylmalate dehydratase small subunit, protein MGRAWKFGDDIDTDVIIQGKYLVINEPEELAKHVFENLRPEFAKEVKKGDFVVAGENFGCGSSREHAPLALKATGIEAVIAKSYARIFFRNAINIGLRVLECKETDKIEDGDELEVDYEKGVIYNKTKGEEYPINPLPDFLKEILEKGGLVEFAKSLRERA, encoded by the coding sequence ATGGGAAGAGCCTGGAAGTTCGGAGATGACATAGACACGGACGTCATCATACAGGGAAAGTATCTGGTAATCAATGAGCCTGAGGAGCTCGCAAAGCATGTTTTTGAGAATCTTCGCCCCGAATTCGCCAAGGAGGTTAAGAAGGGAGATTTCGTTGTTGCTGGAGAGAATTTCGGCTGTGGGAGCAGCAGAGAGCACGCCCCTCTCGCTTTGAAGGCTACGGGAATTGAGGCTGTCATTGCAAAATCCTACGCCAGAATTTTCTTCAGGAATGCCATCAACATCGGTCTGAGAGTTCTTGAGTGCAAGGAGACGGACAAGATTGAAGACGGAGACGAGCTGGAAGTTGATTACGAGAAGGGCGTGATTTACAACAAAACAAAGGGTGAGGAGTATCCAATCAACCCACTGCCCGATTTCCTGAAGGAGATTCTGGAAAAGGGCGGGCTGGTTGAGTTTGCAAAGAGTTTGAGGGAGAGGGCATGA
- a CDS encoding VIT1/CCC1 transporter family protein has translation MKIKLQEIRERIKLYSEMTDIASVSRRYFIIGFFDGVLTILGLIIGSHLSGEISARLVITAGVATALALGISSSWGAFEAERIEQKIMKDQKEKALLVNSRESTIDRAHRFAAYVSSIIHGIAPIIGAILPLIPYAFLPLEEAFVMAVAIGFASLFILGAVMGKSAKFNVFVSGFRMFLAGVVTAVIVTILSPSHFI, from the coding sequence ATGAAGATTAAACTCCAGGAGATCAGGGAGAGAATTAAGCTTTACAGCGAAATGACCGATATCGCCTCGGTTTCGAGGCGTTACTTTATCATAGGGTTTTTTGATGGCGTTTTGACAATTCTGGGTCTCATAATTGGTTCTCACCTTTCTGGCGAGATTTCGGCAAGGTTGGTTATCACGGCTGGTGTTGCAACTGCTTTGGCGCTGGGCATTTCGAGTTCATGGGGCGCGTTCGAGGCGGAGAGGATAGAGCAGAAGATAATGAAGGATCAAAAAGAGAAAGCTCTGCTCGTGAACTCAAGAGAATCAACAATTGACCGAGCCCATCGCTTTGCGGCTTACGTTTCATCGATCATCCATGGAATAGCTCCAATTATCGGCGCAATCCTGCCATTAATTCCTTATGCTTTCCTCCCGCTTGAGGAAGCCTTCGTAATGGCTGTTGCGATAGGATTCGCTAGTCTCTTCATTCTCGGAGCGGTAATGGGGAAGTCGGCAAAGTTCAACGTGTTCGTGAGTGGTTTCAGGATGTTTCTCGCCGGTGTTGTGACTGCTGTGATAGTAACAATTCTCAGCCCCAGCCACTTCATCTGA
- a CDS encoding NifU family protein has product MSLREKVEEVVEKDIRPALMRDGGNIAVVDVDEGSGTVKVQLLGACGGCPMSMITLTSFVERYLRAKVPEVKKVVPV; this is encoded by the coding sequence ATGTCGTTAAGAGAGAAAGTTGAAGAAGTTGTTGAAAAAGACATAAGACCGGCCTTGATGAGGGATGGGGGAAACATAGCGGTCGTCGACGTTGATGAAGGTTCTGGAACCGTCAAAGTTCAGCTTCTTGGCGCATGCGGTGGTTGCCCGATGTCGATGATTACACTGACCTCCTTCGTCGAGAGATACCTCAGAGCCAAGGTTCCTGAAGTAAAGAAGGTCGTGCCAGTCTGA